GACGGTCATCCAGGCGGCATCGACTTCGGGACCACCGAACTGTTGACCGACCTGACCCGGACCTTCGAGATCACCAACACCGGTTCTGCTCCCCTGGACATCAGCAACATCGTGATTCCTGCCGGATTCACGACCACGCTGACCGCTCAGAGTGTGGCCGCCGGCGATACGATCAGCTTCGAGATCACGATGGACTCCGACTCCTTCGGCGACCGTTCGGGCCTGTTCTCGTTCGACACC
This region of Gimesia chilikensis genomic DNA includes:
- a CDS encoding choice-of-anchor D domain-containing protein, with translation GTFDLNQQIAPDDFQADGALWEDLGTFTINSRTLTVMLTNLANGLITADAVRIERVSAGPEVQLTDVTDAPAPPSVLVDGHPGGIDFGTTELLTDLTRTFEITNTGSAPLDISNIVIPAGFTTTLTAQSVAAGDTISFEITMDSDSFGDRSGLFSFDT